A region of Arabidopsis thaliana chromosome 5, partial sequence DNA encodes the following proteins:
- the BETAG4 gene encoding beta-1,3-glucanase 4 (''beta-1,3-glucanase 4'' (BETAG4); FUNCTIONS IN: cation binding, hydrolase activity, hydrolyzing O-glycosyl compounds, catalytic activity; INVOLVED IN: carbohydrate metabolic process; LOCATED IN: endomembrane system; EXPRESSED IN: 8 plant structures; EXPRESSED DURING: L mature pollen stage, M germinated pollen stage, 4 anthesis, C globular stage, petal differentiation and expansion stage; CONTAINS InterPro DOMAIN/s: Glycoside hydrolase, catalytic core (InterPro:IPR017853), Glycoside hydrolase, family 17 (InterPro:IPR000490), Glycoside hydrolase, subgroup, catalytic core (InterPro:IPR013781); BEST Arabidopsis thaliana protein match is: beta-1,3-glucanase 5 (TAIR:AT5G20340.1); Has 2115 Blast hits to 2103 proteins in 123 species: Archae - 0; Bacteria - 0; Metazoa - 3; Fungi - 0; Plants - 2105; Viruses - 0; Other Eukaryotes - 7 (source: NCBI BLink).), with translation MLYSPKKLFLFFLSCIVLYVNSNNSGFVTAANSIGLNYGLLGDNLPSPSNVINLYKSIGISRIRIFDPNTEVLNALRGHRDIEVTVGVKDQDLAALAASEEAVKGWFAANIESYLADVNITFITVGNEVIPGPIGPQVLPVMQSLTNLVKSRNLPISISTVVAMSNLEQSYPPSAGMFTSQAREQLVPVLKLLSQTSTPILVNIYPYFAYASDPANIRLDYASFNTKSIVVQDGSLGYSNMFDAIFDAFVWAMEKEGVKNLPMVVSETGWPSAGNGNFTTPAIASTYNRNFVKHIASGKGTPKRPNKSMNGFLFATFNENQKPAGTEQNFGLYNPSDMKPIYKLF, from the coding sequence ATGCTCTATTCACCTAAGAAGctgttcttgttcttcctctCGTGCATTGTGCTGTATGTCAACTCCAACAACAGTGGCTTCGTAACCGCAGCAAATAGCATCGGCTTGAACTACGGACTCCTCGGTGACAACCTCCCGTCTCCTTCCAATGTTATCAACCTTTACAAGTCCATAGGCATTAGTAGAATCCGAATCTTCGACCCGAACACTGAGGTACTCAATGCCTTACGTGGTCACCGCGATATTGAAGTCACTGTTGGCGTTAAGGACCAAGACTTGGCTGCTCTTGCTGCAAGCGAAGAAGCTGTTAAGGGCTGGTTCGCGGCCAACATCGAGTCTTACTTAGCTGACGTCAACATCACATTTATTACCGTTGGTAACGAAGTCATCCCCGGACCAATCGGTCCTCAAGTGCTTCCCGTCATGCAGTCTCTAACCAACCTAGTCAAGTCGAGGAATCTTCCGATCTCGATAAGCACCGTGGTGGCTATGTCGAACCTGGAGCAGTCGTATCCACCTTCCGCGGGAATGTTCACCTCCCAGGCGCGGGAACAACTTGTCCCCGTGTTGAAACTATTGTCTCAAACAAGCACACCAATCCTTGTCAACATATACCCTTACTTCGCTTATGCGTCCGACCCAGCCAACATCCGTCTCGACTATGCCAGCTTTAACACTAAGTCCATCGTGGTCCAAGATGGATCATTGGGCTATTCAAACATGTTTGATGCAATCTTTGATGCGTTCGTGTGGGCAATGGAGAAGGAAGGCGTTAAAAATTTACCAATGGTGGTGTCCGAGACCGGATGGCCATCCGCGGGGAACGGGAACTTTACCACGCCGGCTATTGCGTCCACCTACAACAGAAATTTTGTGAAGCATATAGCAAGCGGAAAAGGGACGCCTAAAAGGCCTAACAAGAGCATGAACGGGTTTTTGTTTGCAACGTTCAATGAAAATCAGAAGCCGGCCGGGACTGAACAAAACTTTGGTTTATACAATCCAAGTGATATGAAGCCTATCTACAAGCTATTCTAA
- the BG5 gene encoding beta-1,3-glucanase 5 (beta-1,3-glucanase 5 (BG5); FUNCTIONS IN: glucan 1,3-beta-glucosidase activity, hydrolase activity, hydrolyzing O-glycosyl compounds; INVOLVED IN: carbohydrate metabolic process; LOCATED IN: endomembrane system; EXPRESSED IN: male gametophyte, pollen tube; EXPRESSED DURING: L mature pollen stage, M germinated pollen stage; CONTAINS InterPro DOMAIN/s: Glycoside hydrolase, catalytic core (InterPro:IPR017853), Glycoside hydrolase, family 17 (InterPro:IPR000490), Glycoside hydrolase, subgroup, catalytic core (InterPro:IPR013781); BEST Arabidopsis thaliana protein match is: beta-1,3-glucanase 4 (TAIR:AT5G20330.1); Has 2100 Blast hits to 2086 proteins in 123 species: Archae - 0; Bacteria - 0; Metazoa - 3; Fungi - 0; Plants - 2090; Viruses - 0; Other Eukaryotes - 7 (source: NCBI BLink).), which translates to MLYLPKKLFLFFFSCIVVIVNYNNSDFVNAANSIGFVNAANSIGLNYGLLGDNLPSPSKVITLYKSIDITKIRIFDPNTEVLNALRGHRDIAVTVGVRDQDLAALSASEEAVKGWFATNIEPYLSDINIAFITVGNEVIPGPIGPQVLPVMQSLTNLVKSRNLPISISTVVAMWNLEQSYPPSAGMFTSQAREQLVPVLKLLSQTNSPILVKIYPYFSYASDPSSIRLDYATFNTEAIVVQDGSLGYSNMFDAIFDAFVWAMEKEGVKDLPMVVSETGWPSAGNGNITTPDIAGTYNRNFVKHIASGKGTPKRPNKGIDGFLFATFNENQKPVGTEQNFGLYNPNDMKPIYNLF; encoded by the coding sequence atGCTCTATTTGCCTAAGAaactcttcttgttcttcttctcgtgCATTGTGGTGATTGTCAACTACAACAATAGTGACTTCGTAAACGCAGCAAATAGCATTGGCTTCGTAAACGCAGCAAATAGCATTGGCTTGAACTACGGTCTCCTCGGAGATAACCTCCCATCTCCGTCAAAAGTTATAACCCTTTACAAGTCCATAGACATCACTAAAATCCGAATCTTCGACCCAAACACTGAGGTTCTTAACGCTTTACGTGGCCATCGTGATATTGCGGTCACAGTAGGAGTTAGGGACCAGGACTTGGCTGCTCTTTCAGCTAGCGAAGAAGCTGTTAAGGGCTGGTTTGCGACCAACATCGAGCCTTACTTATCCGACATCAACATCGCGTTCATTACTGTTGGTAACGAAGTCATCCCCGGACCAATCGGTCCTCAAGTGCTTCCAGTCATGCAGTCTCTCACCAACCTCGTCAAGTCAAGGAATCTTCCTATCTCGATAAGCACGGTGGTGGCTATGTGGAACCTCGAGCAATCATACCCACCTTCCGCAGGAATGTTCACGTCTCAAGCGCGTGAACAACTTGTCCCCGTGCTGAAACTATTATCCCAAACAAATTCGCCTATCCTCGTAAAAATCTACCCTTACTTCTCCTATGCGTCCGACCCATCTAGCATCCGTTTGGACTATGCCACCTTCAACACTGAGGCCATCGTGGTACAAGATGGATCACTGGGCTATTCAAACATGTTTGATGCAATCTTTGATGCGTTCGTGTGGGCAATGGAGAAGGAAGGCGTTAAAGATTTACCAATGGTGGTGTCCGAGACCGGATGGCCATCTGCCGGGAATGGAAACATTACCACGCCGGATATCGCGGGTACCTATAACAGAAATTTCGTGAAGCATATAGCAAGCGGAAAAGGTACACCTAAAAGGCCTAACAAAGGCATCGACGGGTTTTTGTTTGCAACTTtcaatgaaaatcaaaagccGGTCGGGACTGAACAAAACTTTGGGTTATACAATCCGAATGATATGAAGCCCATCTACAATCTATTCTAA
- the TIP1 gene encoding Ankyrin repeat family protein with DHHC zinc finger domain-containing protein (TIP GROWTH DEFECTIVE 1 (TIP1); FUNCTIONS IN: acyl binding, S-acyltransferase activity; INVOLVED IN: response to salt stress, cell tip growth; EXPRESSED IN: 28 plant structures; EXPRESSED DURING: 15 growth stages; CONTAINS InterPro DOMAIN/s: Zinc finger, DHHC-type (InterPro:IPR001594), Ankyrin repeat-containing domain (InterPro:IPR020683), Ankyrin repeat (InterPro:IPR002110); BEST Arabidopsis thaliana protein match is: Ankyrin repeat family protein with DHHC zinc finger domain (TAIR:AT2G14255.1); Has 74376 Blast hits to 32836 proteins in 1312 species: Archae - 100; Bacteria - 6632; Metazoa - 35576; Fungi - 7192; Plants - 4422; Viruses - 788; Other Eukaryotes - 19666 (source: NCBI BLink).) gives MSSEIEVVEEIQSNPKENGESSSKGIEEESLKNDVYTAAAYGDLEKLHRLVECEGSSVSEPDALGYYALQWSALNNRVAVAQYLIEHGGDVNATDHTGQTALHWSAVRGAIQVAELLLQEGARVDATDMYGYQATHVAAQYGQTAFLCHVVSKWNADPDVPDNDGRSPLHWAAYKGFADSIRLLLFLDAYRGRQDKEGCTPLHWAAIRGNLEACTVLVQAGKKEDLMITDKTGLTPAQLAAEKNHRQVSFFLGNARSLLEKRCDGSSPLGRLSKLGLAPVLWIMILLLLLVYTNSVVLASNLPKLTTGIGALAWLGFILATAGLFLFYRCSRKDPGYIRMNIHDPQTMKDDEPLLKIELNNPALLAGNWTQLCATCKIIRPLRAKHCSTCDRCVEQFDHHCPWVSNCVGKKNKWEFFLFLLLEVLAMLITGGVTLARVLSDPSAPSSFGAWMSHVASNHVGALSFLLVEFCLFFSVAVLTVIQASQISRNITTNEMANALRYSYLRGPGGRFRNPYDLGCRRNCSDFLVKGYNEDIECHEEDATQRPEGISMMQMQRNPNLQNGNGHVAIDVNPTHNSQSAHVHSANCSHSHNSKSKSDNVPLGLGLGLSRNPTRPVVSP, from the exons atgtcatCGGAGATTGAGGTGGTGGAAGAAATCCAATCGAATCCCAAGGAGAATGGGGAATCGAGTTCTAAAgggattgaagaagagagcttGAAGAACGATGTCTATACTGCTGCCGCTTATGGTGATTTGGAGAAGCTTCATAGATTGGTTGAGTGTGAGGGTTCCTCTGTTTCCGAGCCTGATGCTCTTGGCTACTATGCTCTTCAGTGGTCTGCCTTGAACAACCGCGTCGCCGTTGCCCAGTACCTTATCGAG CATGGTGGAGATGTAAACGCGACGGATCATACTGGACAGACTGCATTGCATTGGAGTGCTGTTCGTGGTGCGATACAAGTTGCAGAACTGTTATTACAAGAGGGTGCAAGAGTAGATGCAACGGATATGTATGGCTATCAG GCAACACATGTTGCCGCACAGTATGGCCAGACTGCTTTTCTTTGTCACGTTGTCTCAAAGTGGAATGCTGATCCTGACGTGCCTGATAATGATGGAAGAAGCCCCTTGCATTG GGCTGCATATAAAGGTTTTGCAGATTCCATTCGCCTACTTTTATTTCTAGATGCATATAGAGGACGACAAGACAAAGAAG GTTGCACTCCTCTGCATTGGGCTGCCATCCGAGGTAATTTGGAGGCTTGCACTGTCTTGGTGCAGGCTGGAAAGAAAGAGGATTTGATGATTACTGACAAGACTGGGCTAACCCCTGCGCAACTTGCTGCTGAAAAGAATCACAgacaagtttcttttttcctt GGTAATGCTCGAAGCCTGCTTGAAAAGCGTTGTGACGGAAGCAGTCCCCTCGGAAGATTGTCAAAGTTGGGACTCGCTCCAGTTCTTTGGATCATGATCCTGCTGCTTCTGCTCGTATATACGAATTCGGTTGTTTTGG CATCCAATCTGCCAAAGTTAACGACTGGGATTGGTGCGCTTGCATGGCTGGGATTCATTCTTGCAACTGCaggattatttttgttctacCGCTGTAGCAG GAAGGATCCAGGTTACATCAGAATGAATATCCATGATCCGCAAACCATGAAAGATGAT GAACCACTCTTAAAAATAGAGCTAAACAATCCTGCTTTGCTTGCTGGGAATTGGACACAGCTCTGTGCAACATGCAAG ATTATCAGACCTCTTCGAGCTAAGCACTGTTCCACCTGTGATCGTTGTGTAGAGCAATTTGATCACCATTGTCCTTGGGTATCAAATTGTGTTGGAAAA AAAAACAAGTGggaattttttctttttcttctacttgAAGTTCTAGCGATGCTGATAACTGGTGGCGTCACTCTTGCAA GAGTCTTGAGTGACCCTTCAGCTCCATCTTCTTTTGGAGCATGGATGAGCCATGTCGCTAGTAATCATGTGGGTGCTTTATCCTTTCTGCTAGTGGAATTCTGCCTCTTCTTTTCTGTCGCCGTCTTAACAGTCATACAAGCGTCACAA ATATCAAGGAACATAACCACAAATGAAATGGCCAACGCCCTGCGGTACAGCTACCTAAGAGGTCCAGGTGGTCGGTTTAGGAATCCTTATGATCTCGGGTGCAGAAGAAACTGCTCGGACTTCTTAGTAAAAGGTTATAACGAAGATATTGAGTGTCATGAAGAAGACGCAACACAGAGACCAGAGGGTATTAGCATGATGCAGATGCAGCGGAATCCAAATCTTCAAAATGGCAATGGCCATGTTGCTATCGATGTTAACCCGACACATAATTCACAGTCAGCACATGTTCATTCTGCCAACTGCAGCCATAGCCATAATAGTAAGTCAAAGAGTGACAATGTTCCTTTGGGTTTGGGACTTGGTCTTAGCCGCAACCCAACCCGACCTGTTGTATCTCCATAA